The sequence below is a genomic window from Mycobacterium sp. ITM-2016-00316.
TGGCCACCAAAGCCCAACGCCTGCTGCTCTACAACCGGGATCGTGGCTGCACCCGACCCGGCTGCACCCAAGCAGCGTGTCGCTGCCAGGCCCACCACGCCAACCCCAGCTGGAACAACGGCGGACTCACCGACGCACCCGACCTCGGCCTGGGCTGCGGACCCGACAACCAGCTCGCCGAACTGGGCTGGACCAACACCATCGACCCCGTCACCGGCCGCGTGCACTGGCACCCACCACCACTGATGGACACCGGCGGCGACACCCTCAACCACCACTTCCACCCCGAAGAACTCTTCCCACCACCCGATTCCGACGAGGATGGCTGAGCTCTTGATGCATCGAGCTCGGCGGTGACTAGCGGGGGCTGTCGGTCACCGAATGAAGGATGAACCGATCCATCTCGTGCGCAGGCAGATAGGGACTGGACCGCAGGATCACCGTGCGTTGCAGAAATCGCTCGTCGGTCTCGTTGAGCGTGCGGACACCGGTAGCCGGGTCGGTGATGGAGAACCCGTCCACCGAGATGGCGAGGTTGTCGAACGCCGCCTCGGTGCCGGCGTAGCGGCCGGGGTGCGCATTGAGCCGCTCCAGCAGCGCCAGTGGCTCCAGCTCCCGCAGCGCGAATATGTCCATGCCATCGACGAACAGTGGGCGCTGCAATATGGCCGGCATGATCTCGACAAGTCGGTCGGCCCGGTAACTCAGAACGAGGCCGGGGTCGCCACGGGTTTCGGTCACACTGTCAGCGGTAGGGGCGTTGTCCTCGTACGCCGCGATGAAGGCGCGTTTTTCGTCCGCGCTCATCGCTTCGCCGAACGCCTCCAGGGTGTCGCGCAGAATGTCGTCGGGGACACGGTCATTCATTTGCCCGGTAACCGCGCCGTACGTATCGGACAGCGCGTCCACCTGCGCCCCAGGCATGCCGAATTCGAGTTTTCCGAGTCCCTTTCCGGGAAAGACGGTCCAGTCCGCTTCTGCCGCCTGGCGCCCGGGCACTCCTAGACGCCGAGCGCCTGATAGGTGCGCCGGACGAACTTTGGTTGCGCCATCCGCAGTTTGGCCATCGAGGTGTTCCCGGCGACCTGCGCGACGTCGGCGGTCAGGTCCGGATAGTTCTGGATCAGATACAGCACGATGACATCATTTGCCGGGTCGGCCTGCCACCAGGTGCCGAAGGCGCCGGGCCAGCCGAAGGTCCCGAGACCGCCGGGGCCGAAGAACCGTTCGGACTGGGAGGGATCGGTGACCACCGACATGCTCAGGCCGAATCCGCGGCCGATCCAGAACGGCACCCCGAGGAAGTTCTGTTCCTTCTGGTCCGCGGTCAGCCGGTCGGTGCGCATCAACCGCACCGACTCCGGGGACAGCACCCGCACGCCGTCCACCGTGCCTTCACCCAGCAGCATCCGGGCAAACGTCAGGTAATCGTCGGCCGTCGACATCAAACCCGCACCGCCCGCGCAGAATTCGGGCGGCGACAACGCTGGGGGACCCATCACGTCATTTTTCAAGGTCTCGTCCGCACCAAGCCCGTACATGGTGGCCATTCGGCGTCGCTGCGCCAGACTGAGGGCAAAACCGGTGTCGGACATGCCCAGTGGCTCGAAGATGCGCTCGGCGAGCAGTTGGTGCAGCGGCTTGCCCGCAATCCGGGAGATCGCGATACCCAGCACATCGGTGCCGTGGCTGTAGGTGATCCGGGACCCGGGCTGATGCGCCAGCGGCAACTGGGCCAGTTCGGTGAGCCAGCGCTCCTCGTTCTGTCGGAACGACAGCCTCCCGTATGCCTTGGCGAGCGGCCCGGTGATCGAGAACGGGTAGGCGAAGCCGGCGCGATGGGTCATCAGATCGTCGAACGTGATGGGACGGCGCAGGCCGGTGGTGTCGTCCAGCGCGCTGCGCGGCTCGATCAGTACCCGCAGGCCGGCGATCTCGGGCAGCCACCGAGCCACCGGGTCGTCGAGCCCGAACAGTCCCTCTTCGGCCAGTGTCATCGCCGCCGCCACGGTGACCGGTTTGCTCATCGAGGCGATGCGGAAGATCGTGTCACGCTGCATCGGCAGCCGGGCCTCGATATCGCGGTGGCCCAGCTCGTTGACCTGCACCACCTGCCCGGCATGCCAGACCAGGGTGACGGCGCCGGCCAGCAGGCCCCCGTCGATGGCCTCGGAGATGGAGGCGCGATTGTTGTCGAGGTTCACCCTGCTAAAGTAACCGGCAGTTCGACGTCCTTTAACGATCCGTCCCGAGAGGCGGAGAAGGAGGTCCGGGTTTACTCGTGGCTGCCGCAAACCCTGCCGTTCCCGACCGGGAATTGATGTCCGCCGCCGATGTGAGCAGGACGATCTCGCGCATCGCGCACCAGATCATCGAGAAGACCGCGCTCGACGCGCCGGATGCCCCGCGCGTCGTGCTGCTGGGCATCCCCACCCGCGGTGTGACGTTGGCCGCCAGGCTCGCCGAGAAGGTCAAGGAATTCGCCGATGTCACGCTGCCGCACGGCGCGCTGGACATCACGCTCTACCGCGACGACCTGAATTCCAAACCACCGCGGCCGCTGGAGTCGACCTCCATCCCGGCCGGCGGTATCGACGGCGCCCTGGTGATCCTCGTCGACGACGTGCTCTATTCCGGTCGTTCGGTGCGCTCGGCGCTCGATGCGCTGCGTGATATCGGGCGGCCCCGCATCGTGCAGCTGGCGGTGCTGGTCGACCGCGGCCACCGGGAGCTGCCGGTCCGCGCCGACTATGTCGGCAAGAACGTGCCCACGTCGCGCGCCGAGAACGTCAAGGTGCGCCTGCAGGAGCCCGACGGATATGACGGAGTCAAGATCGCGCCCAGAGGGGGGCCCCTGCGGTGATGAGCGCTTGCGCGAAGAACGGACAAACGCGGTGAAACATCTGTTGGCGGCAGCCGACCTGTCGCGCGATGAGGCGGTCGCGCTGCTCGATGACGCCGACCGCTTCCGCGAGGCGCTGCTCGGGCGTGAAGTCAAAAAGCTGCCCACCCTGCGTGGTCGCACCATCATCACCATGTTCTACGAGAACTCCACCCGGACCCGGGTGTCGTTCGAGGTCGCGGGCAAGTGGATGAGTGCCGACGTCATCAACGTCAGCGCTTCGGGCTCCTCGGTAGTCAAGGGCGAATCGCTGCGTGACACCGCGCTGACCCTGCGGGCCGCCGGAGCCGACGCGCTGATCATTCGGCACCCGGCTTCCGGTGCGGCCCAACAACTCTCCGAGTGGACCCGGGAAAGCGGCGGTGGTCCGGGGGCAAGTGGGGGACCGAGCGTCATCAACGCCGGTGACGGCACCCACGAGCACCCCACCCAGGCGCTGCTCGATGCGCTGACGCTGCGCCAGCGTCTCGGCTCCATCGAGGGCAGGCGTGTGGTGATCGTCGGCGATGTGCTGCACAGCCGGGTGGCGCGTTCCAATGTCGAACTGCTCGCCACGCTGGGCGCCGAGGTGGTGCTGGTCGCCCCGCCCACCCTGCTGCCGGTCGGCGTGTCCGGATGGCCGGTGACGGTATCCCACGACCTGGACGCCGAACTGCCCGCCGCCGACGCGGTGCTGATGCTGCGGGTGCAGGCCGAACGGATGAACGGCGGTTTCTTTCCGTCGGCGCGGGAGTACTCGGTGCTCTACGGACTCTCGGAGAAGCGGCAGGCCAAGCTTGCCGAGCACGCGGTGGTGCTGCACCCCGGCCCGATGCTGCGCGGTATGGAGATCGCGTACTCGGTGGCCGATTCATCGCAATCAGCGGTGCTGCAACAGGTTTCCAATGGAGTTCACGTACGGATGGCGGTGCTGTTCCACCTGCTGGTCGGCGCCGGGTCCGGAGAGGTTGCGGTGACGGCATGACGGTCCTGATCAAGGGCGTACGGCTCTACGGTGAAGGCGAACCCGTCGATGTGCGTATCGCCGACGGCCAGATCGCCGAGATCGGCTCCGGTATCGAGTCCGAGAATGCCGAGGTCATCGAGGCGGCCGGTCAGATCCTGCTACCCGGTTTCGTCGATCTGCACACCCACCTTCGCGAACCGGGCCGTGAATACGCCGAGGACATCGAAACCGGCTCGGCGGCAGCCGCGCTCGGCGGCTACACCGCGGTGTTCGCGATGGCCAACACCGACCCGGTCGCCGACAGCCCGGTGGTCACCGACCACGTGTGGCACCGTGGCCAGCAGGTCGGCCTGGTCGACGTGCACCCGGTCGGTGCGGTCACCGTAGGTCTGGAAGGCAAGCAACTCACCGAGATGGGCCTGATGGCCGCCGGCGCCGGGCAGGTCCGGATGTTCTCCGATGACGGCATCTGCGTACACGACCCGCTCATCATGCGGCGCGCGCTGGAGTACGCCAGCGGACTCGGTGTGCTCATCGCGCAGCACGCCGAAGAACCGCGGCTCACCGTCGGTGCCGTCGCTCACGAAGGGCCCAACGCCGCCAAGCTCGGCCTGGCCGGCTGGCCGCGTTCGGCCGAGGAGTCCATTGTCGCGCGCGACGCGATCCTGGCCCGTGATGCCGGTGCCCGGGTACACATCTGCCACGCGTCCACGGCAGGCACTGTCGAGCTGCTCAAATGGGCGAAGGCGCAAGGTATTTCGATCACCGCGGAGGTCACACCGCATCATCTGCTGCTCGACGACGCCCGGCTGAGCAGCTACGACGGCCGCAACCGGGTCAACCCGCCGCTGCGTGAGGCCAGCGATGTCGAGGCGCTGCGGCGTGCGCTCGCCGAGGGTGTCATCGACTGCGTGGCCACCGATCATGCACCGCACGCCGAGCAGGAGAAGTGCTGCGAATTCGCCAACGCGCGTCCGGGCATGCTGGGCCTGGAGACCGCCCTCTCGGTGGTCGTCGCCACCATGGTGAAGCCCGGCCTGCTGACCTGGCGCGATGTCGCGCGGGTGATGAGCGAGGCGCCTGCGGCCATCGTCGGCCTGCCGGATCAGGGCCGCCCGCTGGAGGTGGGGGAGCCGGCCAACCTCACCGTCGTCGACCCCGAAACCACCTGGACGGTCACCGGATCGAAGCTGGCCAGCCGCTCGGACAACACCCCGTTCGAGTCGATGGAACTACCGGCGTCGGTGACGCTGACCTTGTTGCGGGGCAAGATCACCGCGCGTGGCGGAGTGTCCGCGTCGGAGGGCTGGAGCGCAGCGACCCGGGGAAGCAGCACAGCATGAACGACCAGACCCTGATCGGATCGCTTGTGGTGGCGGCCGTCATCGCCCTGCTGATCGGGTTCTTCGTCCGCAGGCTGTTCACCGGCTGGCGCAACCGGATGGCCCGGCAGGCCGAACTGATCGGCAACCTGCCCCCGCTGCCCGACTCGGTCGGGCCGGTGCTGACCGGACCCACCAAGGGGCTCTACGTCGGCAGCACCATCGCCCCGCACTGGAATGACAAGGTCGCCGCGGCGGCACTGGGATTCCGCGCCAAGGCGGTGCTGACCCGGTACCCCGAGGGGATCATGGTCCAGCGCACCGGTATCGGACCGATCTGGATCCCCGACGAGTCCATCGCGGCGGTGCGCAGCGAACGCGCCATCGCGGGCAAGGCGCTCACCCACGACGGCATCCTTGCGATCCGCTGGAAACTGCCGTCGGGCACCGAGATCGACACCGGCTTCCGCGCCGATGACCGCGGTGAAATCAGTAAATGGGTCGCCAGTAATTCAGGCAATGAGGAGGACGTGTGAGCTCACAGGAGCGCGCGCTGTTGGTTCTGGAGGACGGCCGGGTCTTCACCGGCACACCGTTCGGCGCGATCGGTCAGACACTCGGTGAGGCGGTGTTCTCCACCGGGATGTCCGGCTACCAGGAGACGCTGACGGATCCGAGCTATCACGGCCAGATCGTGGTGGCGACGGCGCCGCAGATCGGCAACACCGGATGGAACGGTGAGGACGGTGAGAGCCGCGGCGACAAGATCTGGGTGGCCGGATACGCGGTGCGCGACCCCTCGCCGCGCGCCTCGAACTGGCGCGCCACCGGCACCCTCGACGACGAGCTGGTGCGTCAGGGCGTCGTCGGCATCGCGGGCATCGACACCCGCGCCGTGGTGCGGCATCTGCGCTCCGCGGGTTCGATGAAGGCGGGGGTGTTCTCCGGACCCGCCCTCGCCGATGCCGAGACCCTGGTGCAGCGGGTACGCAGCCAGCCCTCGATGCTCGGGGCCGATCTGGCCGGCCAGGTCAGCACCGACTCTCGCTACACGGTCGAAGCCGAAGGGCAGCACCGTTTCACGGTCGCCGCGATCGACCTCGGCATCAAGACCAACACGCCCCGCAACTTCGCCCGCCGCGGGGTGCGCAGTCACGTGCTGCCCTCGGCGACCACCTTCGACGAGATCAGCGAACTGAAGCCCGACGGGGTGTTCCTGTCCAACGGGCCCGGTGACCCGGCCACCGCCGACCACATCGTGGAGGTCACCCGGCAGGTGCTCGGCGCCGGTATCCCGTTGTTCGGTATCTGCTTCGGCAACCAGATCCTGGGCCGGGCGCTCGGCCGGTCCACCTACAAGATGACCTTCGGGCACCGCGGTATCAACATCCCGGTGATGGATCACGCCACCGGCAATGTCGCCATCACCGCCCAGAACCACGGGTTCGCGCTGGAAGGCGAGGCCGGCGAGGAGTTCGACACCCCGTTCGGCCGCGGCATCGTCAGCCACACCTGCGCCAACGACGGCACCGTGGAGGGCATCAAACTCGTTGACGGACGCGCCTTCTCGGTGCAGTACCACCCAGAGGCCGCCGCCGGCCCGCACGACGCCGAGTATCTGTTCGACCAGTTCATCGACCTTCTGTCCGGGGAGAGCAAGTAATGCCGCGTCGCAGCGATCTCAACCACGTTCTGGTGATCGGGTCCGGCCCGATCGTCATCGGGCAGGCCTGTGAGTTCGACTACTCGGGCACCCAGGCCTGCCGCGTGCTGCGTGCCGAGGGTCTGCAGGTCAGCCTGATCAACTCGAACCCGGCGACCATCATGACCGACCCGGAGTACGCCGATCACACCTACGTCGAGCCCATCACCGCGGCGTTCGTGGAGAAGATCTTCGCCCAGCAGGCCGAGCGCGGGAACAAGATCGATGCCGTGCTGGCCACCCTGGGCGGGCAGACCGCACTCAACACCGCGGTGGCCCTGCACGATCAAGGCATCCTGGAAAAGTACGGCGTCGAGATGATCGGCGCCGATTTCGATGCCATCCAGCGCGGCGAGGACCGGCAGAAGTTCAAGGACATCGTCGCCAAGGTCGGCGGTGAGTCGGCGAAGTCACGGGTCTGCTTCACCATGGACGAGGTCCGCGAGACCGTCGCCGACCTCGGACTGCCCGTCGTGGTTCGCCCTTCGTTCACGATGGGTGGGTTGGGGTCGGGCATGGCCTACTCGACCGAGGATGTCGAGCGGATGGCCGGGGACGGCCTCTCGGCCTCACCCACCGCCAACGTGCTCATCGAGGAATCCATCTACGGCTGGAAGGAATTCGAGCTCGAGCTGATGCGCGACCACCACGACAACGTGGTGGTGGTCTGCTCGATCGAGAACTTCGATCCGATGGGCGTGCACACCGGCGACTCGGTGACCGTGGCCCCGGCGATGACGCTGACCGACCGCGAGTACCAGACCATGCGCGATCTCGGCATCGCCATCCTGCGTGAGGTCGGCGTGGACACCGGTGGCTGCAACATTCAGTTCGCCATCAACCCCAAGGACGGGCGTCTCATCGTCATCGAGATGAACCCGCGGGTGTCGCGCTCGTCGGCGCTGGCGTCCAAGGCGACCGGTTTCCCGATCGCCAAGATCGCCGCCAAGCTGGCCATCGGTTACACCCTGGACGAGATCGTCAACGACATCACCAAGGAGACCCCGGCCTGTTTCGAGCCGACCCTGGACTATGTCGTGGTCAAGGCGCCCCGGTTCGCCTTCGAGAAGTTCCCCGGTGCCGACCCGACGCTGACCACCACGATGAAATCGGTGGGCGAGGCGATGTCGCTGGGCCGCAACTTCATCGAAGCCCTCGGGAAGGTGATGCGCTCGCTGGAAACCAAGCGTGCCGGTTTCTGGACCCAACCCGACCGCGAGGCCACCCTCGAGGAACTGCTGGCCGATCTGCGCATCGCCACCGACGGCCGGATCTACGTGATCGAGCAGGCACTGCGCCTGGGCGGTTCGGTCGAGCAGGTCGCGGCGGCCTCCGGGGTGGATCCCTGGTTCGTCGACCAGATCGCCACCCTGGTGACGCTGCGCGGCGAGCTGGTCGACGCGCCCGTGCTGGACGAGACGCTGCTGCGCCACGCCAAGCACAGCGGGCTGTCCGACGGCCAGATCGCGGCACTGCGGCCGGAACTGGCCGGTGAGACCGGGGTGCGGGCGCTGCGCGAGCGGCTCGGCATCCACCCGGTCTACAAGACCGTGGACACCTGCGCCGCGGAGTTCGAGGCGCGCACGCCGTACCACTACAGCAGCTACGAGCTGGACCCCTCCGCCGAGACCGAGGTCGCCCCGCAGACCGAGCGGCCCAAGGTGCTCATCCTGGGATCCGGGCCCAACCGGATCGGGCAGGGCATCGAGTTCGACTACAGCTGCGTGCACGCCGCGACGACGCTGAGCCAGACCGGCTTCGAGACCATCATGGTCAACTGCAACCCCGAGACGGTGTCCACCGACTACGACACCGCCGACCGGCTGTACTTCGAACCGCTGACCTTCGAGGATGTGCTGGAGGTCTATCACGCCGAACAGGCTTCCGGTGCAGGCGGTCCCGGTGTCGTGGGTGTCATCGTTCAGCTGGGCGGGCAGACCCCGCTGGGGCTGGCCGCGCGGCTGGAGAAGGCCGGTGTGCCGATCGTGGGCACCAAGCCCGAGGCCATCGATCTGGCCGAGGACCGTGGTGAGTTCGGTGAGGTGCTGCGCCGGGCCGGGTTGCCCGCACCCCGGTTCGGCACCGCGACCAGTTTCGACCAGGCGCGCAGGATCGCCGCCGATATCGGTTATCCGGTGCTGGTGCGACCGTCCTATGTGCTCGGCGGACGCGGTATGGAGATCGTCTACGACGAGGAAACCCTGCAGGGGTACATCACCCGGGCCACCGAGCTGTCCCCGGAGCATCCGGTGCTGGTGGACCGGTTCCTCGAGGACGCCATCGAGATCGATGTCGACGCGCTCTGCGACGGAGCCGAGGTCTACATCGGCGGCGTGATGGAACACATCGAGGAGGCCGGTATCCACTCCGGTGATTCGGCATGCGCGCTGCCGCCGGTCACGCTGGGCCGCACCGACATCGAGAAGGTCCGCGAGGCCACCGAGGCGCTGGCGCACGGTATCGGCGTCGTCGGTCTGCTCAATGTGCAGTACGCGCTCAAGGACGATGTGCTCTACGTCCTGGAGGCCAATCCGCGGGCCAGCCGCACCGTGCCGTTCGTCTCGAAGGCGACCGCGATCCCACTGGCCAAGGCGTGCGCGCGGGTCATGCTGGGCGCCACCATCGCCCAGCTGCGTGAGGAGGGCGTACTCGCCGCGCGGGGGGACGGCGCGACGGTGTCCCCGGACGCTCCGATCGCGGTGAAGGAAGCGGTGCTGCCCTTCCACCGGTTCCGCAAGGCCGATGGTTCGCAGGTGGATTCGCTGCTCGGGCCGGAGATGAAGTCCACCGGCGAGGTGATGGGCATCGACCGCGATTTCGGCACCGCCTTCGCCAAGAGCCAGACCGCGGCCTACGGGTCGCTGCCCGCCTCGGGCACGGTGTTCGTCTCGGTGGCCAACCGGGACAAGCGTTCACTGGTGTTCCCGGTCAAGCGCCTGGCCGATCTCGGGTTCCGGGTGCTGGCCACCGAGGGCACCGCGGAGATGCTGCGCCGCAACGGCATTCCCTGTGACGTTGTTCGCAAGAACTTCGAGGAGCCGGGCGAGGGCAGGCCCGCGCGGTCTGCCGTGGACGCCATCCGTTCCGGCGAGGTCGACATGGTGATCAACACCCCGTACGGCAACTCCGGGCCACGTATCGACGGCTACGAGATCCGTTCGGCGGCGGTGTCGATGAACATCCCGTGCGTGACGACGGTGCAGGGCGCCTCGGCTGCGGTGCAGGGCATCGAAGCTGGTATCCGCGGGGATATCGGCGTGCGGTCCCTGCAGGAGTTGCACAGCCAGTTGGGGAACGGCCGGCCGTGACGGGCTTCGGGGCGCGCCTGGCCGACGCCGTCGCAGCCAGGGGGCCGTTGTGCCCCGGTATCGACCCGCATCCCGAACTGCTGTCGTCGTGGGGACTGCCCGTGGATGTCTCGGGGCTGCGCGCGTTCAGCGAGATCTGCGTGCAGGCCTTCGCCGATTTCGCGATCGTCAAGCCGCAGGTGGCCTTCTTCGAGGCCTACGGCTCGGCCGGGTTCGCGGTCCTTGAGCAGACGATCGCGGGGCTGAAGGCCGCCGGCGTGCTGGTGCTCGCCGACGCCAAACGCGGTGATATCGGCTCGACGATGGCCGCCTATGCCCAGGCCTGGGTGGGGGAGTCGCCGCTGGCCGCCGATGCGGTCACTGCCTCGCCGTACCTGGGCTTCGAATCGTTGCGACCGCTGCTGGACGTCGCCGCGGCACATGGGCACGGAGTCTTCGTGCTGGCGGCGACATCGAATCCCGAGGGCGCGAGCGTGCAGCGCGCCACCGCGGACGGGCGCACCGTTGCGCAGTCCATCGTCGACGCCGCGGGCGCCGAGAACCGTTCCACGGCAACCGGTTCAGTGGGAGTGGTGATCGGGGCGACCCTGGAGGTGCTGCCGGACCTGGGTGCGCTCGACGGCCCGGTGCTGGCGCCCGGGGTGGGCGCGCAGGGCGGGCGTGCCGAGGATCTGGGCAGGCTCGGCGCCCGGGTGCTGCCCGCGGTGTCGCGCGAGATCCTGCGGGCGGGACCGGATGTCGGTGCGCTGCGGGCCGCCGCGGCGACGCTGCGCGACCAGGTCGCCTACCTGGCCTGACGCACCAGGCGCAGCACCAGGAACGTCGCGGTCGCCACCACGGCCAGGATCAGCAGCGCGCCGGTGAGGTCACCGTGCTCACGGGTGCGGTAGATGACCTGCTGATAGGTCGTGTCGCTGTCGGCCCGGGTGAACACGTAGTCGTGCTCGATCCGTGCGGGCCGGCCGATGACGTCGGTCCAACTCGTCAGGAAGGTGCCGGCCGCCAGGTAGGGCGCGAGCGCGTCGGGCGCCGTCTGCTCGTCTAGTCGCCCGGCGTAGAGCAATCTCGGCTCGGTGCCGGCGACCGGCACGGTGCTCGGATCCATCCGGTGCTGGGCCAGCACCGACAGCTCCACCGACTGCGGCACGGTGGCCGCCCGCGACAACAGCATCGGGTAGACCACCGTGTCGGAGGCGAAGGACAGCCGCAGCGGCTGCAGCGTGCCGGCCAACGCGCCGCTGCCGCCCGGTGCGAGCTGGATGGCCACGATCTCCCAGCCCCGCTCCACATAGGGCGCCAGGTTGTCATCGAGAGTGGCGGGCCGGGGGAACCCGTGGTCACCCAGCCACGCCGCCAGGGCCGCCGTGCTGTCACCGGCCAGCCGGGTCACCTCGAACGGGCCGATGCGTTGGGTGGCCAGCACACTGACCCCGCCCGGCGGGCGTCCGCCCACACCCTCCGGTGCGCCGGCGGAGCCGTGGGTCAGCCACGTGAAGGTCGGCCACCAGCTGTCGCGGTACTCGATGCGCGGCGCGGTCAGCGCGGCGAGATCGTCGAACACCGCATTGTCACCCAGGGTCACCCGGGCCGCCGACGGCACCGGCATCACCCAGGCGGCGCGCTCCGAGCTACCGCTGACGCCGAAGGACATCAGGATGTCCTCGGTGCTGCCGTCCCAGGCGATCAGC
It includes:
- the carA gene encoding glutamine-hydrolyzing carbamoyl-phosphate synthase small subunit — translated: MSSQERALLVLEDGRVFTGTPFGAIGQTLGEAVFSTGMSGYQETLTDPSYHGQIVVATAPQIGNTGWNGEDGESRGDKIWVAGYAVRDPSPRASNWRATGTLDDELVRQGVVGIAGIDTRAVVRHLRSAGSMKAGVFSGPALADAETLVQRVRSQPSMLGADLAGQVSTDSRYTVEAEGQHRFTVAAIDLGIKTNTPRNFARRGVRSHVLPSATTFDEISELKPDGVFLSNGPGDPATADHIVEVTRQVLGAGIPLFGICFGNQILGRALGRSTYKMTFGHRGINIPVMDHATGNVAITAQNHGFALEGEAGEEFDTPFGRGIVSHTCANDGTVEGIKLVDGRAFSVQYHPEAAAGPHDAEYLFDQFIDLLSGESK
- a CDS encoding transporter — encoded protein: MNDQTLIGSLVVAAVIALLIGFFVRRLFTGWRNRMARQAELIGNLPPLPDSVGPVLTGPTKGLYVGSTIAPHWNDKVAAAALGFRAKAVLTRYPEGIMVQRTGIGPIWIPDESIAAVRSERAIAGKALTHDGILAIRWKLPSGTEIDTGFRADDRGEISKWVASNSGNEEDV
- a CDS encoding aspartate carbamoyltransferase catalytic subunit encodes the protein MKHLLAAADLSRDEAVALLDDADRFREALLGREVKKLPTLRGRTIITMFYENSTRTRVSFEVAGKWMSADVINVSASGSSVVKGESLRDTALTLRAAGADALIIRHPASGAAQQLSEWTRESGGGPGASGGPSVINAGDGTHEHPTQALLDALTLRQRLGSIEGRRVVIVGDVLHSRVARSNVELLATLGAEVVLVAPPTLLPVGVSGWPVTVSHDLDAELPAADAVLMLRVQAERMNGGFFPSAREYSVLYGLSEKRQAKLAEHAVVLHPGPMLRGMEIAYSVADSSQSAVLQQVSNGVHVRMAVLFHLLVGAGSGEVAVTA
- the pyrR gene encoding bifunctional pyr operon transcriptional regulator/uracil phosphoribosyltransferase PyrR — encoded protein: MSAADVSRTISRIAHQIIEKTALDAPDAPRVVLLGIPTRGVTLAARLAEKVKEFADVTLPHGALDITLYRDDLNSKPPRPLESTSIPAGGIDGALVILVDDVLYSGRSVRSALDALRDIGRPRIVQLAVLVDRGHRELPVRADYVGKNVPTSRAENVKVRLQEPDGYDGVKIAPRGGPLR
- a CDS encoding dihydroorotase; amino-acid sequence: MTVLIKGVRLYGEGEPVDVRIADGQIAEIGSGIESENAEVIEAAGQILLPGFVDLHTHLREPGREYAEDIETGSAAAALGGYTAVFAMANTDPVADSPVVTDHVWHRGQQVGLVDVHPVGAVTVGLEGKQLTEMGLMAAGAGQVRMFSDDGICVHDPLIMRRALEYASGLGVLIAQHAEEPRLTVGAVAHEGPNAAKLGLAGWPRSAEESIVARDAILARDAGARVHICHASTAGTVELLKWAKAQGISITAEVTPHHLLLDDARLSSYDGRNRVNPPLREASDVEALRRALAEGVIDCVATDHAPHAEQEKCCEFANARPGMLGLETALSVVVATMVKPGLLTWRDVARVMSEAPAAIVGLPDQGRPLEVGEPANLTVVDPETTWTVTGSKLASRSDNTPFESMELPASVTLTLLRGKITARGGVSASEGWSAATRGSSTA
- the carB gene encoding carbamoyl-phosphate synthase large subunit, which produces MPRRSDLNHVLVIGSGPIVIGQACEFDYSGTQACRVLRAEGLQVSLINSNPATIMTDPEYADHTYVEPITAAFVEKIFAQQAERGNKIDAVLATLGGQTALNTAVALHDQGILEKYGVEMIGADFDAIQRGEDRQKFKDIVAKVGGESAKSRVCFTMDEVRETVADLGLPVVVRPSFTMGGLGSGMAYSTEDVERMAGDGLSASPTANVLIEESIYGWKEFELELMRDHHDNVVVVCSIENFDPMGVHTGDSVTVAPAMTLTDREYQTMRDLGIAILREVGVDTGGCNIQFAINPKDGRLIVIEMNPRVSRSSALASKATGFPIAKIAAKLAIGYTLDEIVNDITKETPACFEPTLDYVVVKAPRFAFEKFPGADPTLTTTMKSVGEAMSLGRNFIEALGKVMRSLETKRAGFWTQPDREATLEELLADLRIATDGRIYVIEQALRLGGSVEQVAAASGVDPWFVDQIATLVTLRGELVDAPVLDETLLRHAKHSGLSDGQIAALRPELAGETGVRALRERLGIHPVYKTVDTCAAEFEARTPYHYSSYELDPSAETEVAPQTERPKVLILGSGPNRIGQGIEFDYSCVHAATTLSQTGFETIMVNCNPETVSTDYDTADRLYFEPLTFEDVLEVYHAEQASGAGGPGVVGVIVQLGGQTPLGLAARLEKAGVPIVGTKPEAIDLAEDRGEFGEVLRRAGLPAPRFGTATSFDQARRIAADIGYPVLVRPSYVLGGRGMEIVYDEETLQGYITRATELSPEHPVLVDRFLEDAIEIDVDALCDGAEVYIGGVMEHIEEAGIHSGDSACALPPVTLGRTDIEKVREATEALAHGIGVVGLLNVQYALKDDVLYVLEANPRASRTVPFVSKATAIPLAKACARVMLGATIAQLREEGVLAARGDGATVSPDAPIAVKEAVLPFHRFRKADGSQVDSLLGPEMKSTGEVMGIDRDFGTAFAKSQTAAYGSLPASGTVFVSVANRDKRSLVFPVKRLADLGFRVLATEGTAEMLRRNGIPCDVVRKNFEEPGEGRPARSAVDAIRSGEVDMVINTPYGNSGPRIDGYEIRSAAVSMNIPCVTTVQGASAAVQGIEAGIRGDIGVRSLQELHSQLGNGRP
- a CDS encoding serine hydrolase, giving the protein MNLDNNRASISEAIDGGLLAGAVTLVWHAGQVVQVNELGHRDIEARLPMQRDTIFRIASMSKPVTVAAAMTLAEEGLFGLDDPVARWLPEIAGLRVLIEPRSALDDTTGLRRPITFDDLMTHRAGFAYPFSITGPLAKAYGRLSFRQNEERWLTELAQLPLAHQPGSRITYSHGTDVLGIAISRIAGKPLHQLLAERIFEPLGMSDTGFALSLAQRRRMATMYGLGADETLKNDVMGPPALSPPEFCAGGAGLMSTADDYLTFARMLLGEGTVDGVRVLSPESVRLMRTDRLTADQKEQNFLGVPFWIGRGFGLSMSVVTDPSQSERFFGPGGLGTFGWPGAFGTWWQADPANDVIVLYLIQNYPDLTADVAQVAGNTSMAKLRMAQPKFVRRTYQALGV
- the pyrF gene encoding orotidine-5'-phosphate decarboxylase, which gives rise to MTGFGARLADAVAARGPLCPGIDPHPELLSSWGLPVDVSGLRAFSEICVQAFADFAIVKPQVAFFEAYGSAGFAVLEQTIAGLKAAGVLVLADAKRGDIGSTMAAYAQAWVGESPLAADAVTASPYLGFESLRPLLDVAAAHGHGVFVLAATSNPEGASVQRATADGRTVAQSIVDAAGAENRSTATGSVGVVIGATLEVLPDLGALDGPVLAPGVGAQGGRAEDLGRLGARVLPAVSREILRAGPDVGALRAAAATLRDQVAYLA